Within the Candidatus Poribacteria bacterium genome, the region AAATAGACAAGTGGGGGAGACAGAATTGTGAGAAAGCCTTGACAAATAAAGGGGAAAGGATAAAATAACGTGAGAAGTCCTGCATCGGGAGAATTTAGCTTGACGTTGGGGAAAGATTGTGATAAGATTTCTCTGATTTCAGATGACAGGGAATGCGATGAAGAGCGAGGGAGAATACAGGAAGGACATCGTAGAGGTCTGCCGGAGGATATATAACAGGGGATACGTGGCTTCGAATGACGGCAATGTCAGCGTGAGGATTTCCGATGATGAGGTGATCGCCACGCCGACGGGGATGAGCAAAGGATTTCTGACGACCGACCAGCTCGTCAAGGTCAATATGGAGGGGGAGAAGCTCGAAGGGTATCTTAACCCTTCATCTGAGATAAAGTTTCACATCAGGGTTTACAGGGAACGGCCGGATGTCAGGGCGGTCGTTCACGCCCATCCGCCGATAAGCACGGCCTTCGCCGTGGCGGGCATCCCCCTGGACGAGTTGATCCTGCCCGAGGTGATCCTCACACTCGGCATCGTCCCGATAGCCCCTTATGCCCCGCCATCGACCGAGGAGCTGGCTGATAAGGTGGGCGAGTATATAAGATGCTGTGATGCCGTGTTGCTGGCCAATCATGGGGCTCTGACGGTGGGACCCGATGTTTACGGGGCGTATTACA harbors:
- a CDS encoding class II aldolase/adducin family protein: MKSEGEYRKDIVEVCRRIYNRGYVASNDGNVSVRISDDEVIATPTGMSKGFLTTDQLVKVNMEGEKLEGYLNPSSEIKFHIRVYRERPDVRAVVHAHPPISTAFAVAGIPLDELILPEVILTLGIVPIAPYAPPSTEELADKVGEYIRCCDAVLLANHGALTVGPDVYGAYYKMETLEHFAHILWIARSLGGPRQLSEEDVRRLMELRERLRISTKNPLCDQCPVLKAAQAFVDGIPLNVPAEESVSRISDEELIDKITKMVLKELERS